In Phosphitispora fastidiosa, the sequence GTCGTCGAGGATGACGAAGAATTCATCGCCCCCCACACGGGCGACGGTATCCACGACGCGCAGCGTGCGTTGCAGGCGCCGGCTCACCTCCACCAGGAGCTGGTCGCCGACCGCGTGACCGAGCGTATCGTTCACGAGCTTGAGCCGGTCGAGGTCCACGACCATGAAGGCAAAGCGCCTGCCCGCGCGGCGCCCCTGGGCAATGCAGTGCTCCAGGCGATCGAAGAAGAGTTCCCGGTTGGGCAGGCCCGTCAG encodes:
- a CDS encoding diguanylate cyclase domain-containing protein encodes the protein LTGLPNRELFFDRLEHCIAQGRRAGRRFAFMVVDLDRLKLVNDTLGHAVGDQLLVEVSRRLQRTLRVVDTVARVGGDEFFVILDD